The following proteins come from a genomic window of Meles meles chromosome 1, mMelMel3.1 paternal haplotype, whole genome shotgun sequence:
- the LOC123925002 gene encoding pepsin B-like has protein sequence MKILVLVLICLHLSEGVERIILKKGKSIRQVMKERGVLDTFLKNHPKVDPGAKYLYNNDAVAYEPFTNYLNSYYFGEISIGTPPQNFLVLFDTGSSNLWVPSTYCQSQACSNHNTFNPSSSSTYRNNGQTYTLSYGSGSLTVLLGYDTVNVQNIVINNQLFGLSEIEPSNPFYYANFDGILGMAYPNLAVGNSPTVMESMLQQGQLTQPIFSFYFSRQPTYEYGGELILGGSNSQFYSGEIVWAPVTRELYWQVAIDEFLVGNQATGLCSQGCQAIVDTGTYVLAVPQQFIGSFLRETGAQEAQNGDFVVNCNSIQSLPTITFVISGTPLPLPPSTYVLNNNGYCTLGIEATYLPSPTGQPLWILGDVFLKEYYTIYDMGNNRMGFALSK, from the exons ATGAAGATCCTGGTTTTGGTCTTGATTTGTCTACACCTCTCAGAGGGTGTGGAAAG AATCATTCTGAAGAAAGGCAAGTCTATCCGCCAGGTGATGAAAGAGCGGGGTGTACTAGACACATTCCTGAAGAACCACCCAAAGGTCGACCCAGGTGCCAAGTATCTTTACAATAATGATGCTGTTGCTTATGAGCCCTTCACCAATTACCTGAAT TCTTACTACTTTGGAGAGATCAGCATTGGGACACCACCACAAAATTTCCTGGTCCTCTTTGACACAGGCTCCTCCAACCTGTGGGTACCCTCCACCTACTGTCAGAGCCAGGCCTGCT CCAATCACAACACGTTCAATCCTAGCAGTTCCTCTACCTACAGAAACAATGGGCAAACTTATACACTGTCTTATGGAAGTGGCAGCCTGACTGTGCTCCTGGGATATGACACTGTGAAT GTTCAGAACATCGTCATCAACAACCAGCTATTTGGTCTGAGTGAGATTGAACCCAGCAACCCCTTCTATTATGCAAACTTTGATGGTATCCTTGGAATGGCCTACCCCAACCTGGCAGTGGGGAATAGCCCAACAGTCATGGAAAGCATGCTTCAGCAAGgccagctcacccagcccatcTTCAGCTTCTACTTCTCTCG ccaaCCAACCTATGAGTATGGTGGGGAGCTCATCCTGGGAGGTTCAAACTCCCAGTTTTATTCTGGTGAGATCGTCTGGGCTCCAGTCACTCGGGAATTGTACTGGCAGGTTGCCATTGATGA GTTTCTCGTCGGTAACCAAGCCACTGGCTTGTGCTCCCAGGGCTGCCAGGCCATTGTGGACACAGGGACCTATGTGCTAGCTGTTCCCCAGCAGTTCATAGGCTCCTTCCTGAGGGAaactggagctcaggaggctcAGAATGGTGAT tTTGTGGTCAACTGCAACTCCATACAGAGCTTGCCCACCATCACCTTCGTCATCAGTGGGACCCCATTACCTCTGCCTCCTTCTACTTATGTCCTCAAC AACAATGGCTACTGCACCCTTGGGATTGAGGCCACTTATCTGCCCTCCCCCACTGGGCAGCCCCTGTGGATTCTGGGAGATGTCTTCCTCAAAGAATATTACACTATCTACGACATGGGGAACAACAGGATGGGTTTTGCCCTCTCTAAGTAG